One window from the genome of Hydractinia symbiolongicarpus strain clone_291-10 chromosome 1, HSymV2.1, whole genome shotgun sequence encodes:
- the LOC130637428 gene encoding uncharacterized protein LOC130637428: MSTIDDGCIYNDLFEFDPIDSTTTINKEDTSETETSPSNILLVKSEEDDIFSGDWLTFDTVPLDECVVKDVYWSNNTDDPETQLMYDSIDSKSDDSDSSNSLNEQYSERNTKHYKNFYGERKKSGNIKGTQSKDPYLESHRLRLNARQRSRVSKTNDMFKQLDVIIPVYKDSENKRPRSNSKLAILKRAIKYMNDLSVLLSDTNR; the protein is encoded by the coding sequence ATGAGTACGATTGACGATGGGTGCATATACAATGACTTGTTTGAATTCGATCCAATAGATTCGACTACAACAATAAACAAAGAGGATACTTCAGAGACAGAAACATCACCATCAAACATTTTATTAGTTAAATCAGAAGAAGATGACATTTTCAGTGGGGATTGGTTAACATTCGATACAGTACCACTTGATGAATGTGTAGTCAAGGATGTTTACTGGTCTAATAACACAGATGATCCAGAAACTCAGTTGATGTATGACTCGATAGATAGCAAATCTGACGATTCAGACAGCTCAAACAGCTTAAATGAACAATATAGCGAGAGAAATACGAAACattacaaaaacttttatgGAGAACGGAAAAAAAGTGGAAATATTAAAGGCACTCAATCAAAGGATCCGTATTTAGAAAGTCATCGTTTACGTCTAAACGCGAGACAAAGAAGTCGTGTATCAAAAACAAACGACATGTTTAAACAGTTAGATGTTATTATACCGGTGTATAAAGATTCAGAGAATAAAAGACCACGCTCAAATTCCAAATTAGCAATCCTAAAAAGGGCTATAAAATACATGAACGATTTATCAGTATTATTGTCAGATACAAATCGCTGA